In one Phyllostomus discolor isolate MPI-MPIP mPhyDis1 chromosome 8, mPhyDis1.pri.v3, whole genome shotgun sequence genomic region, the following are encoded:
- the LOC114503719 gene encoding LOW QUALITY PROTEIN: male-enhanced antigen 1-like (The sequence of the model RefSeq protein was modified relative to this genomic sequence to represent the inferred CDS: deleted 1 base in 1 codon) has protein sequence MVTYRERNGGLEEGTHLPKLGAKPRSVGFQQWGWALGPEHIFPNQTEEPEPPQGPTEGTGDWSSEEPEEEQEETRAGPAGYASQPLNQDPEPQEEELAPVGDEEDVAVDIQDWIQALGLHLPDPPLESDDEKEEGGTALSNHSSIPMDPEYVQLVERPMAGVSLPAPGVPAWGREISGAQREDMVQKVLQAQWASPA, from the exons ATGGTCACTTATAGGGAGAGAAATGGTGGCTTGGAAGAAGGAACTCACTTGCCCAAGTTGGGAGCTAAACCCAGATCTGTTGGATTCCAGCAATG gggttgggccctgggccctgagcaTATCTTCCCCAATCAGACTGAGGAACCAGAGCCGCCCCAGGGCCCTACAGAAGGCACCGGAGACTGGAGCAGCGAGGAGCctgaggaagagcaagaggaaACCAGGGCAGGTCCAGCTGGCTATGCCTCCCAGCCCCTGAACCAAGATCCCGAAccacaggaggaggagctggcacCAGTGGGGGATGAAGAA GATGTAGCCGTTGATATCCAGGATTGGATCCAGGCCCTGGGGCTTCACTTACCAGACCCACCATTAGAGAGCGATGATGAAAAAGAAGAGGGAGGCACAGCATTGAGCAACCACAGCTCTATTCCCATGGACCCAGAATATGTACAGCTGGTGGAAAGGCCAATGGCTGGAGTAAGCCTGCCTGCACCAGGAGTTCCTGCCTGGGGTCGGGAGATATCAGGTGCCCAGCGGGAAGACATGGTACAGAAGGTTCTCCAAGCCCAGTGGGCATCCCCTGCCTGA